The Apium graveolens cultivar Ventura chromosome 3, ASM990537v1, whole genome shotgun sequence sequence CCGTGTCACCAAGTCCAAGCAGAGATGGTACTTGATGTCTCTCCTAAGACCCTCGGGAAGGCTACGTATCATGTCACGCTCATCTACACCACGCATTGCAATCCAACGCTGTCGCTCATAGTTATGTACTCTCTGCCGCAGTCCTTGTGGCATGTTTCTCCTATTCATCCACCAGTCGACATTGTTTACATATACTTTCCTTGCAAGTTTCTTTGATGATGTTGCCATCAAGAACACCTGAATAGAAACATAATCGTGAAGTAAGCTAATGATTCATGGTAAAAAACCTGAACTATAAAGTTTAAATACATTCAATATTGTCTTTTAAGAGTCCAAAGTCATTGTCTCTACTCAAACCTTCAACTTCTCTAAGAAAATGATTACCTTAATGTTGCCAATTAACATCGTGACCAGCACGAGGCCGCATAGAGTAACAATTATCATGAACACAATTTCTAACCAGTCATCAGTGCTCACCAGATTCCCAAAAGTGCTGCATCAATCATCAATAAAACCAAGGGTGATCATTATGTACGCGTTTAATTAACAAAAAGAATACACTAATGGACAATGAACCTACCAAAGCATCATGACTCCCCAAAAGAGAGGAAGAAGCATCTTCTCCACACGGCTGTTATTGCAAACCAGTAGAGTTATCCATTCAAATGATCCGTAATCATACTGACTGTTATCACTGCTCTGTAGGCAGTAAGATCTGGCATCGTTGTTATTTCCCCATGACATTCGCAAATTGTCTCTCACCTTATATGTGCTCCCAAAGAAGAAAGGGTTCTCACAAGAAAGTAGATTAAATGTACAACTCTCTGTTTCCTTGCATTGCTCCATCAAGCACCTAGCTGACCTCTGTATTCCTAGCAAGTAGTAACACGCTCCAACCACCTGCAAATAACACAACATGAAACTGATCAATATGCTTAAAACCTCACTACTTACATTATAAGTAAACTGTGATAATCTATCTCTGTGTCTTACTAACATGTGAGGCGACAAAAATTGCAATGATGTTTAGGCCGATCCCCCACCAAGCTGTTCCGAAAATGTATTGAAAGAGCATGCGACGCAATAAGCAAACAGCATTATAAATCTTTGGGATGTATTGGAATAGAAACATTATGAGCATCAAAGTCATTGCTCTTGCTTGTTCACCCTTCTTCAACATTGCTGGAACCGCAAACCATATTACAACCTGCAGCGATCATTCAGTTCATACAAGTATTAATTATTTCCgcataatattaatatttaagtATTTTGCAATTGAAATGATCGTAAAAcaaaatttgaatttttaaagCAGATTAAAAGAAAAAAACAGAAAAAGGAAGGTCATAGCAATTAATAAGGTGACATGCATAAAATTGTCATCTTTATAAACCTTTAACCAGTTAGTACTCATTCAAGTACATGCATCCAAATAAAAGTAAAATTTTCAACATCTACTCATCTACTGCCTACTGCAATATAATGCAACAAACTATGGTATCTAATTTTCCTTTGATACATAATCAACACCAATAACCAATACCAAtacaaataattaaattaaacAAGGAGGGAGGACTCAAACCCGAGTCCCTCCCTAAACCAAACTCTGATATCATGTTAAGTAACAAGTCGCTCTAAAATCTTAAGCTGATAGAGAAAGGCTCCAACCGGATCTTACACTCTTCAACACTACTATGGTACCTAATTTTCCTTTGATTTATTTAATTTGGATTGTGCATATCGTTTTCAATATTTTGGTGATTAAGTATGATTAGATAAGTATAAGGAATTTCTGGAAATAATATCTGACCTGTGGCAAAGGTAAGGTGACAAACACAAAAAGGAGGAAGTCCATTTTGCCCTTGAAATTCTGCAATGCTAAACCACCATAGATCTTCCTGACACCGTGCACAGACGATGAGCTGCGGTACTGACGCCAAATATTCCAGATGTGCAAGCCATCTGTGACTGATCGGAGAAACGAGAGACCGAGAGCAAACCAGCCATCAATATAAAAACACATTCCATCTTCATTAACAGAGAGTGTGTAAAAGAAAGTAGGATCAATAAACAAACATAGAGCTGATATCAAAGGAAACACACGGTCCCATTCTCGTAACCATGACATTCTTGATGATGATCCTAGTATTCTTCTTCGAGTTTCACCAACACATCCATAGCTGCTATTTCTGTCCTCCTCTGAGCTTTCTTCCGAGCTGTCTtcctcatcttcttcttctttttcttcatcagTGGTGATGGCATCGTCGTAATGTGGATTATTGTTCTCGTGCTCTTCGTAAATAGTCTCCATTCTTCTCATATGTGTGCACTACTTTTTTTGTAGAGTCTTTGA is a genomic window containing:
- the LOC141710540 gene encoding cyclic nucleotide-gated ion channel 4-like, with protein sequence MRRMETIYEEHENNNPHYDDAITTDEEKEEEDEEDSSEESSEEDRNSSYGCVGETRRRILGSSSRMSWLREWDRVFPLISALCLFIDPTFFYTLSVNEDGMCFYIDGWFALGLSFLRSVTDGLHIWNIWRQYRSSSSVHGVRKIYGGLALQNFKGKMDFLLFVFVTLPLPQVVIWFAVPAMLKKGEQARAMTLMLIMFLFQYIPKIYNAVCLLRRMLFQYIFGTAWWGIGLNIIAIFVASHVVGACYYLLGIQRSARCLMEQCKETESCTFNLLSCENPFFFGSTYKVRDNLRMSWGNNNDARSYCLQSSDNSQYDYGSFEWITLLVCNNSRVEKMLLPLFWGVMMLCTFGNLVSTDDWLEIVFMIIVTLCGLVLVTMLIGNIKVFLMATSSKKLARKVYVNNVDWWMNRRNMPQGLRQRVHNYERQRWIAMRGVDERDMIRSLPEGLRRDIKYHLCLDLVTRVPLFQHMDSLVLENICDRVTSLVFPKGEIVIKEGDPVQRMLFIVRGHLQCNQVVRSEINSCCILGPGNFCGDELLSWCVRKPFIEILPPSSSTLISLEPTEAFGLEAEDVKYVTQHFRLNEKVKMSARYYSPGWRTWAAVTIQLAWLRHRLKLSSLPFIVPRRTLLRSASLGEERLRRYTAMLTSPKPHQDENVPRFNN